A genomic region of Manihot esculenta cultivar AM560-2 chromosome 15, M.esculenta_v8, whole genome shotgun sequence contains the following coding sequences:
- the LOC110602431 gene encoding uncharacterized protein LOC110602431, producing MTPEITINGCPYSLSSYKVDFFGTPIDVTVTSSSSVVRKWIRTTLFLRRDYIGRLVVGVGVQWTPWNGNEPPPDTLQLCVGTRCLIFRLSLATTVPLILRRFLLDRDNTFVGIWNGSDEKKLRMSEHELRLHRLLDLRRYISTDYGGSLARASVERIVEECLGYEGVRLEKDISMSDWGNEDLSYEQILQACVDAYVAFEIGKNLRAWEL from the coding sequence ATGACGCCGGAAATCACCATCAACGGATGCCCTTATAGCCTCAGCTCATACAAAGTTGACTTCTTCGGCACTCCCATCGACGTCACCGTCACTTCCTCCTCCTCCGTCGTTCGGAAATGGATTCGCACCACTCTCTTCCTCCGCCGAGACTACATTGGCCGCCTCGTTGTCGGTGTCGGCGTCCAGTGGACTCCATGGAACGGTAACGAACCTCCCCCTGACACTCTTCAGCTCTGCGTGGGCACTCGCTGCTTGATCTTCCGACTCTCTCTAGCCACTACCGTTCCGCTCATTCTTCGCCGCTTTCTCCTGGACCGGGATAACACTTTCGTTGGGATTTGGAATGGCTCGGACGAGAAGAAGCTGCGGATGTCGGAACACGAGCTCAGGCTTCACAGGCTTCTAGATTTGAGGAGATATATATCCACTGATTATGGGGGAAGTCTTGCTAGGGCTTCAGTGGAGAGGATAGTGGAGGAATGTTTGGGTTACGAGGGGGTGAGATTGGAGAAGGATATCAGCATGAGTGATTGGGGTAATGAGGATCTCTCCTATGAGCAGATTTTGCAGGCTTGTGTCGATGCTTATGTGGCCTTCGAGATTGGCAAGAACTTGCGTGCCTGGGAGCTGTGA